A window of the Ipomoea triloba cultivar NCNSP0323 chromosome 14, ASM357664v1 genome harbors these coding sequences:
- the LOC116004148 gene encoding uncharacterized protein LOC116004148 — protein MATALARPSADRAASLFRLSFNFLRNLSTSATPPTAPAAGVKKPKRKKKKNFFEVAQFLPNWGIGYHMAKTHWTDVSYQITKINLYKSGTHGKAWGIAHKDGTPIADAPKKISGVNKRCWRYLPNSKKVEENTPKLEVQSA, from the exons ATGGCGACTGCTCTAGCAAGGCCATCGGCGGATCGAGCCGCCAGTTTATTCAGACTCTCCTTCAACTTCCTCAGAAATCTCAGCACTTCAGCCACTCCTCCGACTGCGCCGGCGGCCGGCGTTAAGAAGCCGAAgcggaagaagaagaagaacttCTTCGAGGTGGCGCAGTTTCTCCCCAACTGGGGCATTGGCTATCACATGGCTAAAACTCACTGGACTGACGTTTCCTACCAAATTACCAAAATCAATCTCTACAAG AGTGGGACGCACGGAAAGGCTTGGGGCATCGCTCATAAAGACG GTACTCCAATTGCCGACGCACCCAAGAAAATTAGTGGGGTCAACAAACGCTGCTGGAGATACCTACCAAACTCAAAAAAAGTCGAAGAGAACACCCCCAAGCTCGAGGTTCAATCTGCATAA
- the LOC116004085 gene encoding protein trichome birefringence-like 41 — protein sequence MGKGVWNSVSIVFMISLAFVYFCSKSLTPYYWILESIHGSNNLEIQVQAVCNVSNGGNQPILKKTKCNWFKGTWVWDDSYPMYDSMSCPFIRKEFHCIKYGRTNLEYLKYRWQPHGCELPRFDGEDFLRRMKGKKIMYVGDSLSLNNFESLLCLLHGTVPGVKYKEEFTPLNVTVTFQDYDVEVILFHSEFLVDIEKEGIGRVVKMNSVKNGEIWKHINVLIFNSWLWWLRMPPKQPWDFIEQVDGKVVKDMNRVEAFQMALQTWAKWVDTEVDLTKTKVFFQGETAAHYRGDLWGKTAKTNCVNEFMPINETVISTAASPVTNITKKILSEIRKPVFFVDLATLSRFRVDAHIMKYNGFHGTDCTHWCIAGVPDTWNLLLYAALLQDT from the exons ATGGGCAAAGGGGTATGGAACAGTGTATCCATTGTCTTCATGATCTCCCTAGCCTTTGTATACTTCTGCTCCAAATCACTAACACCTTATTACTGGATCTTAGAAAGCATCCATGGAAGCAACAACCTGGAAATTCAAGTCCAAGCTGTTTGCAATGTCAGCAATGGAGGAAATCAACCAATCTTGAAGAAAACAAAGTGCAACTGGTTCAAGGGGACATGGGTGTGGGATGATTCTTATCCAATGTATGACTCCATGTCTTGTCCCTTTATCCGAAAAGAGTTTCACTGCATCAAATATGGCCGCACTAATCTGGAGTATCTCAAATATAGATGGCAGCCTCACGGGTGTGAATTGCCCAG GTTTGATGGGGAGGATTTCTTGAGGAGGATGAAGGGGAAGAAGATAATGTATGTGGGGGATTCTTTGAGTCTTAATAATTTTGAATCACTTCTTTGCTTGTTACATGGCACAGTTCCAGGAGTGAAATACAAAGAAGAGTTTACTCCTCTCAACGTTACAGTCACATTTCAG GATTATGATGTTGAAGTGATCTTGTTTCACTCTGAGTTCCTCGTTGACATCGAGAAGGAAGGAATAGGTCGAGTGGTGAAGATGAACTCTGTGAAGAACGGAGAGATATGGAAACACATCAACGTCCTGATATTCAACAGTTGGTTATGGTGGTTGAGGATGCCGCCAAAACAGCC GTGGGATTTTATCGAACAGGTGGACGGCAAGGTAGTGAAAGACATGAACCGTGTAGAAGCTTTTCAAATGGCTCTTCAAACATGGGCAAAATGGGTAGACACAGAAGTGGATTTGACcaaaaccaaagttttttttCAAGGAGAAACTGCTGCCCATTATCG TGGAGATTTGTGGGGGAAGACAGCAAAGACGAATTGCGTGAATGAGTTCATGCCTATAAATGAAACAGTGATTTCTACGGCGGCGTCACCGGTTACCAACATAACCAAGaaaattttgagtgaaatacGGAAACCGGTGTTTTTTGTGGATTTGGCAACGCTCTCAAGATTCAGAGTAGATGCACATATAATGAAGTATAATGGATTTCATGGCACAGACTGCACACATTGGTGTATTGCTGGAGTCCCAGATACTTGGAACTTACTGCTTTATGCAGCCCTTCTTCAAGATACTTGA